A DNA window from Coffea arabica cultivar ET-39 chromosome 6c, Coffea Arabica ET-39 HiFi, whole genome shotgun sequence contains the following coding sequences:
- the LOC113694089 gene encoding signal recognition particle subunit SRP54, chloroplastic-like, which yields MEATASVSTVASRHLSTALPLSKTTHLSNSKFLRRSTQPCSSSSFIGSTHSLSFSSRNPFTRELWGVIHSSSMNAAVTGTRKMAGGRLIIRAEMFGQLTSGLETAWNKLKGEEVLTKENIAEPMRDIRRALLEADVSLPVVRRFVQAVSDQAVGTGVIRGVRPDQQLVKIVNDELVKLMGGEVSELVFAKTGPTVILLAGLQGVGKTTVSAKLALYLKKQGKSCMLIAGDVYRPAAIDQLVILGEQVGVPVYSAGTEIKPAEIARKGLEEARKKNVNVVIMDTAGRFQIDKAMMDELKEVKRVLNPTEVLLVVDAMTGQEAAALVTTFNLEIGITGAILSKLDGDSRGGAALSVKEVSGKPIKLVGRGERVEDLEPFYPDRMAGRILGMGDVLSFVEKAQEVMRQEDAEELQKKIMSAKFDFNDFLKQTRAVAQMGSMSRVIGMIPGMGKVTPAQIREAEKNLKIMEAMIEAMTPEEREKPELLAESPARRKRVAQDSGKTEQQVSQLVAQLFQMRVRMKNLMGVMEGGSIPALSNLEEAMKAEQKAPPGTARRKRRSESRRQFADSASSRPGPRGFGAKN from the exons ATGGAAGCTACAGCATCTGTGTCGACCGTTGCTTCGCGCCATTTGTCGACCGCACTTCCACTCTCCAAGACTACCCACCTTTcgaattccaaatttctcagAAGATCCACACAACCCTGCTCTTCCTCCTCGTTTATCGGCTCTACACATTCTCTTTCCTTCTCTTCAAGAAATCCATTCACT AGAGAATTATGGGGAGTGATCCATTCCAGTTCCATGAATGCTGCTGTTACTGGAACAAGAAAAATGGCGGGCGGTAGACTTATTATTAGGGCTGAGATGTTTGGGCAGCTGACTAGTGGACTTGAAACAGCTTGGAATAAGCTCAAAGGGGAAG aggtcttgaccAAGGAAAACATTGCTGAACCTATGAGAGACATTAGGAGAGCTCTTTTAGAAGCAGAT GTTAGCCTTCCTGTTGTGAGAAGGTTTGTTCAAGCCGTCAGTGATCAAGCTGTTGGCACTGGTGTAATCCGTGGAGTAAGGCCAGATCAACAATTGGTTAAG ATTGTGAATGATGAGCTAGTAAAACTTAtgggaggagaggtttctgagCTAGTTTTTGCAAAAACTGGGCCAACTGTAATTTTATTGGCTGGTCTACAAGGTGTTGGAAAGACAACTGTTAGTGCAAAGTTAGCTTTATATCTCAAAAAGCAG GGAAAGAGTTGCATGCTTATCGCTGGAGATGTGTACAGGCCTGCTGCAATAGACCAACTTGTCATTTTAGGTGAACAG GTTGGCGTGCCTGTTTATTCAGCAGGAACTGAGATCAAACCTGCTGAGATAGCACGAAAAGGTTTAGAAGAGGCCAGAAAGAAGAATGTCAATGTGGTTATTATGGATACAGCTGGAAGGTTTCAG ATAGATAAAGCGATGATGGATGAATTGAAAGAAGTGAAACGGGTATTAAATCCTACAGAAGTCTTACTTGTTGTAGATGCAATGACTGGCCAAGAAGCTGCAG CTTTGGTCACAACTTTCAATCTTGAAATTGGAATCACTGGTGCCATTTTATCTAAACTGGATGGAGATTCCAGAGGCGGAGCAGCTTTGAGTGTGAAAGAG GTATCTGGAAAGCCAATCAAGCTTGTTGGAAGAGGGGAGAGGGTCGAGGATCTTGAGCCTTTCTATCCTGACCGTATGGCAGGACGTATCTTAGGAATGGGGGATGTTCTATCATTTGTCGAGAAGGCTCAAGAAGTT ATGCGCCAAGAAGATGCTGAAGAATTGCAGAAGAAGATCATGAGTGCTAAATTTGATTTCAATGACTTCCTGAAGCAAACCCGTGCAGTTGCACAGATGGGTTCCATGTCTCGTGTAATTGGAATGATACCTGGCATGGGGAAG GTTACACCGGCACAAATTCGAGAGGCAGAGAAGAATTTGAAGATAATGGAGGCAATGATTGAAGCAATGACCCCAG AGGAAAGGGAGAAACCAGAACTGTTGGCAGAATCACCTGCAAGGAGGAAACGGGTTGCACAAGATTCTGGAAAAACAGAGCAACAG GTGAGTCAACTTGTTGCTCAACTTTTCCAAATGCGTGTACGTATGAAGAATCTCATGGGCGTAATGGAAGGTGGATCTATTCCTGCATTGAGCAATCTTGAGGAGGCAATGAAAGCTGAACAGAAG GCTCCTCCTGGTACTGCTAGAAGGAAGAGAAGATCAGAGTCAAGGAGACAGTTTGCTGACTCCGCTTCATCAAGACCAGGCCCTCGAGGTTTTGGAGCCAAGAACTGA